From Paenibacillus physcomitrellae, the proteins below share one genomic window:
- the phnE gene encoding phosphonate ABC transporter, permease protein PhnE yields the protein MYDKIFPPKKIVLPDGKVVLEKRTRLPLILLILIVATYYSVELTDFSLKILFTRIGNFFTIIGSMIPPEWSYFDDLLSALFATLQMSLLGSVIGAVLALPFAVAASANIIRNRVVVAVFKVILSLLRTLPTLVTALIATFVFGLGPTAGVVAILLFTLSYVGKLLYEQIENVDMGAFEAMESIGMSRIEAFRSAIIPQVLPGYLSTSLFCFEGNVRYAAILGYVGAGGVGLLINENLGWRDYPSVGMIILALVVTVYIIETVSEYFRKKLI from the coding sequence ATGTATGATAAAATCTTCCCGCCCAAGAAAATTGTTCTTCCCGACGGTAAGGTTGTTTTGGAGAAAAGAACGCGGTTACCGCTGATTTTGCTCATTTTAATCGTTGCCACTTATTATTCGGTGGAGCTCACTGATTTCAGCTTAAAGATTCTGTTCACTCGGATTGGTAATTTCTTCACCATTATCGGAAGCATGATTCCACCGGAATGGAGTTACTTTGACGACTTGCTAAGTGCGTTGTTTGCCACGCTGCAAATGTCTTTGCTGGGCTCGGTTATCGGGGCTGTGCTGGCCCTGCCTTTTGCGGTAGCGGCTTCGGCCAACATCATCCGTAATCGGGTAGTCGTTGCTGTATTCAAAGTTATCCTGAGCTTGCTAAGAACGCTTCCTACACTGGTAACGGCTCTGATCGCTACCTTTGTGTTTGGTCTTGGGCCAACAGCGGGGGTTGTAGCCATCCTGCTGTTCACGCTTTCCTATGTAGGGAAATTATTATATGAACAGATTGAGAACGTTGATATGGGTGCCTTTGAAGCTATGGAGTCGATCGGTATGTCCCGAATCGAAGCTTTCCGTTCTGCCATCATTCCTCAGGTCCTTCCGGGTTATCTGTCTACCTCGCTGTTCTGTTTTGAAGGCAACGTTCGTTATGCGGCGATTCTTGGTTATGTCGGCGCCGGCGGCGTAGGCCTTCTGATCAATGAGAACCTTGGCTGGCGCGATTATCCGAGCGTAGGGATGATTATCCTGGCGCTTGTCGTAACGGTGTATATCATTGAAACTGTCAGCGAGTATTTTAGAAAAAAGTTAATTTGA